Proteins from a single region of Meiothermus cerbereus DSM 11376:
- the rpsP gene encoding 30S ribosomal protein S16, translating to MTKIRLSRFGSKGNPHYRIVVMDSRTKRDGGYIERIGYYDPRKTTKDWLKIDQERLQYWLGVGAQPTDTVKKLIKQANPGA from the coding sequence ATGACCAAGATTCGTTTGTCCCGTTTCGGTTCCAAAGGCAACCCCCATTACCGCATTGTGGTGATGGACAGCCGTACCAAGCGCGATGGTGGCTACATCGAGCGCATCGGCTACTACGACCCGCGCAAGACCACCAAAGACTGGCTGAAGATCGACCAGGAGCGCCTTCAGTACTGGCTGGGGGTGGGTGCCCAGCCCACCGATACCGTAAAAAAACTCATCAAGCAGGCCAACCCAGGGGCCTAA